Proteins encoded together in one Impatiens glandulifera chromosome 1, dImpGla2.1, whole genome shotgun sequence window:
- the LOC124922147 gene encoding protein FAR1-RELATED SEQUENCE 8-like, with the protein MTFGSENEVREYYKSYAQFKGFSICKLGGRNGQDGKQKWFSIACAKNGVFTSKGKNSLQVRPSTKTNCKAKINVAVRNEGTFEITSVFHEHNHILSPGKSRHLRSHKVLDSTAKRKLQLNDEAGITLSKTFQSLVVEAGRYDNMTFDERSCRNYISETRRLRLGNGDAEALCQYLYRMQSRCLIFFYVYDVDEENRIRNVFWADGRCRAAYEYFSDVITFDTTYLTNCYDMSFAPFVGVNHHGQSILLECGLLSSEDSESFIWLFKAWLTCMNERAPKAIITDQCRSIVIAIEKNEVKGLMFCDTSILEEYGTTTIFGVVETILGTDGEYMRDISMKV; encoded by the exons ATGACTTTTGGTTCTGAAAATGAGGTTCGTGAGTATTATAAGTCTTATGCCCAATTTAAAGGTTTTAGCATTTGTAAGTTAGGAGGAAGAAATGGTCAAGATGGAAAACAAAAATGGTTCTCCATTGCATGTGCCAAAAATGGTGTATTTACTTCAAAGGGGAAAAATAGTTTACAAGTTAGACCTTCCACCAAGACGAATTGTAAGGCTAAGATAAATGTTGCTGTTAGGAATGAAGGTACATTTGAAATTACTAGTGTCTTCCATGAGCATAACCATATTTTGAGCCCGGGAAAGTCGAGACATCTTAGATCTCACAAGGTTTTAGATTCGACTGCGAAGCGAAAATTGCAATTAAACGACGAAGCTGGAATAACTTTGTCAAAAACTTTTCAATCATTAGTAGTTGAAGCTGGAAGATATGATAATATGACTTTTGATGAGAGAAGCTGCAGAAATTATATTTCAGAAACAAGGCGGTTACGGTTAGGTAATGGTGATGCAGAAGCGTTATGTCAGTATTTATATCGAATGCAAAGtagatgtttaatttttttttatgtatatgatGTGGATGAGGAAAACAGGATAAGAAATGTGTTTTGGGCTGATGGAAGATGCAGGGCTGCATACGAGTACTTCTCGGATGTCATCACATTTGacacaacatatttgacaaacTGCTATGATATGTCTTTTGCTCCTTTTGTcggtgttaatcatcatggacAATCAATTTTGCTAGAATGTGGTTTATTGTCCAGTGAGGATTCTGAGTCATTTATCTGGCTTTTCAAAGCCTGGTTAACATGTATGAATGAACGTGCTCCAAAGGCAATAATCACTGACCAATGTCGATCAATTGTCATTGCAATTGAAAAG AATGAGGTGAAAGGTTTGATGTTCTGCGACACCTCCATACTTGAAGAATATGGGACAACTACTATATTTGGAGTAGTGGAGACCATTTTGGGAACTGATGGAGAATATATGAGAGATATTTCAATGAAGGTATAG